From the Deinococcus radiophilus genome, one window contains:
- a CDS encoding ADP-ribosylglycohydrolase family protein produces the protein MMNRRLNTLLSLSAADALGAATEFKTPAAIQSRYGETLRDYQPGSVFGFAPGEATDDSQMVVATLLGERRGEGLEGVLRGLTDWLSTRPPDVGGLTRSALGYATPGGGVQAWADSGYQSAGNGGLMRIAAVWLAEYTGEELARQSVLVTALTHADPRCVYASVFFTGLLEALEQDEPLSRAAAHGLARLDQTDARALMLDASLFGIGSREAYAEFGEASRAARQQVRERVRSGLEGHLTSQSGYVLDTLEAALAHARADDWFDCIEPAALLGDDSDTVACVAGAVAGARGLSVPEHLLPPLRLGHSWPGWQREWACVEHYPALLT, from the coding sequence CTGATGAATCGCCGCCTGAATACCTTGCTGTCTCTAAGTGCCGCCGACGCGCTGGGGGCCGCCACTGAATTCAAGACGCCAGCGGCAATTCAGTCACGCTACGGCGAGACCCTGCGCGACTATCAGCCGGGCAGCGTGTTTGGCTTCGCGCCGGGCGAGGCCACCGATGACAGCCAGATGGTCGTGGCGACCCTGCTAGGCGAGCGGCGCGGTGAAGGACTGGAGGGCGTGCTGCGCGGCCTGACGGACTGGCTAAGTACCCGTCCACCGGATGTAGGTGGGCTGACCCGCAGTGCCCTGGGCTACGCAACCCCAGGCGGCGGCGTGCAGGCCTGGGCAGACAGTGGCTACCAAAGTGCAGGGAATGGTGGCCTGATGAGGATCGCCGCCGTCTGGCTGGCGGAATATACCGGCGAGGAACTGGCCCGTCAGAGTGTGCTGGTCACCGCGCTGACCCACGCCGACCCGCGCTGCGTGTACGCGTCAGTCTTCTTTACGGGGCTGCTGGAGGCGCTGGAACAGGATGAGCCGCTGTCCCGCGCCGCTGCACATGGGCTGGCACGACTGGATCAGACCGATGCGCGTGCCCTGATGCTGGATGCTAGCCTGTTCGGAATCGGCAGCCGCGAAGCCTACGCCGAGTTCGGTGAAGCCAGCCGTGCCGCTCGCCAGCAGGTGCGCGAACGGGTCCGCAGTGGGCTGGAAGGACACCTCACCTCGCAGAGTGGCTATGTGCTGGATACGCTGGAAGCGGCCCTGGCCCATGCCCGCGCTGACGACTGGTTTGATTGCATTGAACCTGCTGCGTTGCTGGGTGACGACTCGGACACGGTGGCCTGCGTGGCGGGGGCAGTGGCCGGAGCGCGGGGGCTGAGTGTGCCAGAGCATTTGCTCCCGCCACTTCGTCTGGGCCACAGCTGGCCTGGATGGCAGCGCGAGTGGGCCTGCGTGGAACATTATCCAGCGCTGCTGACATGA
- the ftsA gene encoding cell division protein FtsA: protein MKDNRMIVGLDIGTTKITTVIGELAGDGSIDIIGQGSVPSEGLKRGSVVNLDRTVQAIKESVHRAERVAGVKVESAYVSVAGNHTKAITSHGLAAIRRGHEITDTDVHRAVENAQAVPLDPNLEVLHTLPQEYEVDGQEGIKSPVGMHGVRLEVDVHIVAGTAGPLLNLRRCVQEAGLRVDGFVLQALASGLSTVDLGEQSQSVIVIDMGGGTTDIGVFRRGNLAHSASIPIGGDHVTADLAQILKIPMEEAEDVKRRYGAALPEMADADLSLEITTGQGKTHALSAQELSRVIKPRLAEIFGMIRDEIDQTLGPVELIAQHVILTGGASKLRGIQELARDRFRVPVRMGKPTNVGGLIDIVNGPEYAAGVGLVLFGVQEDGRLLSPAPAPLPEPEPQPVPVPTKAKPRREREPEREREPERPAPRAPEREPLPPRAPEQPQPSLTGPVQTQVLRTSLQAQEQPGADGHKPGLMDRLRRLLSDWL from the coding sequence ATGAAGGACAACCGAATGATTGTGGGCCTCGACATCGGCACCACCAAAATCACCACTGTGATCGGCGAGCTGGCCGGAGACGGCAGTATTGACATTATCGGACAGGGCAGTGTCCCCAGCGAGGGCCTCAAGCGTGGCTCGGTGGTCAATCTGGACCGCACCGTGCAGGCCATTAAAGAATCGGTTCACCGTGCCGAGCGTGTGGCCGGTGTCAAGGTCGAAAGCGCCTATGTCTCGGTGGCCGGGAACCACACCAAGGCGATCACCAGTCATGGGTTGGCCGCGATTCGCCGGGGCCATGAAATCACCGACACTGATGTTCACCGGGCTGTGGAGAATGCCCAGGCGGTTCCGCTGGACCCCAATCTGGAAGTGCTGCATACGCTCCCGCAGGAGTACGAGGTGGACGGCCAAGAAGGCATCAAGAGCCCTGTGGGAATGCACGGTGTTCGCCTGGAAGTGGACGTGCATATCGTGGCTGGGACCGCTGGGCCACTGCTGAACCTGCGCCGCTGTGTGCAGGAAGCGGGCCTGCGGGTAGACGGCTTCGTATTGCAGGCGCTGGCCTCCGGCCTCTCGACGGTGGATCTGGGGGAACAGAGTCAGTCGGTCATCGTCATCGATATGGGCGGCGGCACCACCGACATCGGGGTGTTCCGCCGGGGCAACCTGGCGCACAGCGCTTCTATTCCGATTGGCGGCGACCACGTGACCGCCGACCTGGCCCAGATTCTCAAGATTCCCATGGAAGAGGCTGAGGATGTCAAGCGCCGCTATGGGGCTGCACTGCCCGAAATGGCCGACGCCGACCTGAGCCTGGAGATCACCACCGGGCAGGGCAAAACCCACGCCCTCAGCGCTCAGGAGCTGTCCCGCGTCATCAAACCGCGCTTGGCCGAAATTTTCGGCATGATCCGTGATGAGATTGATCAGACCCTGGGTCCAGTGGAACTGATCGCTCAGCACGTCATTCTGACGGGTGGCGCCAGCAAGCTGCGTGGCATTCAGGAACTGGCGCGTGACCGCTTCCGCGTACCAGTTCGTATGGGCAAGCCGACCAACGTTGGTGGCCTGATTGACATTGTGAATGGGCCGGAATACGCCGCTGGGGTGGGTTTGGTGCTGTTTGGAGTCCAGGAAGACGGACGCCTGCTCAGCCCCGCACCCGCCCCGCTGCCCGAACCGGAGCCGCAGCCTGTTCCGGTGCCGACCAAGGCCAAGCCTCGCCGGGAGCGCGAGCCGGAGCGGGAACGTGAACCTGAAAGGCCCGCCCCGCGTGCGCCGGAGCGCGAACCCTTGCCGCCCCGCGCTCCTGAACAGCCACAGCCCAGTTTGACTGGGCCAGTGCAGACGCAGGTGCTGCGGACCTCGCTCCAGGCGCAGGAACAGCCCGGCGCTGATGGGCACAAGCCTGGTCTGATGGACCGCTTGCGGCGGCTGCTGAGCGACTGGCTCTGA
- the murC gene encoding UDP-N-acetylmuramate--L-alanine ligase codes for MTKLFTSEHPSPQDTHIHLMGIGGIGVSAFARLLKARGYHVSGCDAQVSELTRQLEAEGIAVHIGHDASHLQATPERPAASVLVASEAVPKSHPEVQAALQAGMTVLPRMQLLAELLEASPSIGVIGTHGKTTTSSMIAVALLGAGLDPSAFVGGIVPEFGANARAGQGPFVAEVDESDRNFAALHCETAVFTNAEDDHVGGNQATYWETVEEQHAGFARFVSQARRALYYADWHGLEGQGLDELVAGCPEQLSYGTSEGCTYRAHDVRPDPAGTSFTVMYRGNVLGKARVSLPGHHNAMNALAALAVTHLYGGEFAAASQALAAFKGPGRRWQHIGEVRGAQVIDDYAHNPTKLQAAVQAAQQTGRRVRVVFQPHRYLRTQQSWPRLADALMNADEVLVMDIASANETPIEGVHARLIVDRMQGRGHLGVRYWPERNDIVEYLRRTAEGGDIIVTMGAGDVWQLARELVGPELPQPSTPLREAR; via the coding sequence ATGACCAAACTTTTTACTTCTGAACATCCTTCGCCCCAGGACACCCACATTCACCTGATGGGCATTGGCGGCATCGGCGTAAGTGCGTTTGCGCGGCTGCTCAAGGCGCGTGGCTACCATGTTTCGGGTTGTGACGCGCAGGTGTCGGAACTGACCCGTCAGCTGGAAGCTGAAGGCATTGCCGTGCATATCGGCCATGACGCCTCGCACCTGCAGGCCACTCCGGAGCGGCCCGCTGCCAGTGTGCTGGTGGCGTCCGAGGCTGTCCCCAAAAGCCATCCTGAAGTTCAGGCCGCCCTGCAGGCCGGGATGACGGTGCTGCCCCGCATGCAGCTGCTGGCCGAGTTGTTGGAGGCGTCACCGTCTATCGGCGTTATTGGCACACACGGCAAGACCACCACCAGTTCCATGATCGCGGTGGCGCTGCTGGGGGCTGGGCTGGACCCCTCAGCCTTCGTGGGCGGCATCGTTCCCGAATTTGGCGCCAATGCCCGTGCCGGTCAGGGACCTTTCGTGGCTGAGGTAGACGAATCCGACCGTAACTTTGCCGCGCTGCACTGCGAAACGGCAGTCTTTACCAACGCCGAAGACGACCATGTGGGCGGTAATCAGGCAACCTACTGGGAGACGGTAGAAGAGCAGCACGCCGGCTTTGCCCGCTTCGTATCACAGGCGCGCCGGGCCCTGTACTACGCCGACTGGCACGGTCTGGAAGGTCAGGGGCTGGATGAGTTGGTGGCGGGCTGCCCTGAGCAGCTGTCTTACGGCACCTCGGAAGGCTGCACCTACCGGGCTCACGACGTGCGTCCTGATCCGGCGGGAACCAGTTTTACGGTGATGTACAGAGGGAATGTGTTGGGAAAGGCGCGTGTCAGCCTCCCAGGCCACCACAACGCCATGAACGCTCTGGCCGCCTTGGCCGTGACTCACCTGTACGGCGGTGAATTTGCGGCGGCGTCACAGGCACTGGCTGCCTTTAAGGGACCAGGCCGCCGCTGGCAGCACATCGGCGAAGTGCGGGGTGCCCAGGTGATTGACGACTACGCGCACAATCCCACCAAATTGCAAGCCGCTGTGCAGGCTGCTCAGCAGACCGGGCGGCGGGTCCGGGTGGTCTTTCAGCCACACCGCTATCTCCGCACCCAGCAGTCCTGGCCGCGTCTGGCCGACGCCCTGATGAACGCTGACGAGGTGCTGGTCATGGACATCGCCTCAGCCAACGAGACGCCCATTGAGGGGGTCCACGCCAGGCTGATCGTGGACCGCATGCAGGGACGTGGTCATTTGGGCGTACGTTATTGGCCTGAGCGTAACGATATCGTGGAATACCTGCGCCGGACGGCTGAGGGCGGCGACATCATCGTGACGATGGGCGCGGGTGACGTGTGGCAGCTGGCCCGCGAACTGGTCGGTCCGGAGTTGCCACAGCCCTCCACGCCGCTGCGGGAGGCCCGTTAA
- the ftsZ gene encoding cell division protein FtsZ — translation MEAAKIRVIGLGGAGNNAVNRMIESGLDGVEFIAGNTDAQVLAKSHAEVRIQLGDRLTRGLGAGANPEVGEQAAMEDKERIKEYLDGTDMLFITAGMGGGTGTGSAPVVAEIAREMGILSVAIVTRPFKFEGPKRQRVAEEGISKLAERVDGMIVVNNEKLLTAIDKKVSFREAFLIADRVLYFGVKGISDVINVEGMINLDFADVRNLLSNSGTILMGIGAGRGDKMVEEAAMTAIHSPLLERGIDGATRILVNVTGSYDLSMNDANEILERVREATGQEDPDVLFGITPDEAAGDEVRVTVIATGFDDSPFEGGSSFDNMVRPVRTGGSSGYDPKDYDIPAFLRNVGRD, via the coding sequence ATGGAAGCAGCCAAAATTCGTGTGATCGGACTGGGTGGAGCCGGCAACAACGCCGTCAACCGCATGATTGAGTCGGGACTAGACGGCGTGGAATTCATTGCCGGCAACACCGACGCACAGGTACTGGCCAAGAGCCACGCCGAAGTGCGTATTCAGCTGGGTGACCGCCTCACGCGTGGTCTGGGTGCCGGAGCCAATCCTGAGGTGGGCGAGCAAGCCGCCATGGAGGACAAGGAGCGCATCAAAGAGTACCTCGACGGCACCGACATGCTGTTTATCACCGCGGGTATGGGTGGTGGCACCGGTACGGGCAGCGCCCCAGTGGTCGCCGAGATTGCCCGTGAGATGGGCATCCTGAGCGTGGCGATTGTCACGCGGCCCTTCAAGTTTGAAGGCCCTAAGCGCCAGCGCGTGGCTGAAGAAGGCATCAGCAAGCTGGCCGAGCGAGTCGACGGCATGATCGTGGTCAACAACGAGAAGCTGCTGACGGCCATTGACAAGAAGGTGTCGTTCCGCGAGGCGTTCCTGATTGCCGACCGGGTGCTGTACTTCGGCGTCAAGGGCATCAGCGACGTGATCAACGTAGAAGGCATGATCAACCTCGACTTTGCCGACGTGCGCAACCTGCTGAGCAACTCCGGCACCATTCTGATGGGGATCGGCGCAGGCCGGGGCGACAAGATGGTGGAAGAAGCCGCCATGACCGCCATTCACTCGCCGCTGCTGGAGCGCGGCATTGACGGCGCGACCCGCATTCTGGTGAACGTGACCGGCTCGTACGATCTGAGCATGAACGACGCCAACGAGATTCTGGAGCGCGTGCGCGAGGCCACCGGCCAGGAAGATCCGGATGTGCTGTTCGGGATTACCCCCGACGAGGCCGCTGGCGACGAAGTGCGCGTGACCGTCATTGCGACCGGCTTTGACGACAGCCCCTTTGAAGGTGGCAGCAGCTTCGACAACATGGTTCGCCCCGTGCGGACTGGTGGCTCGTCGGGCTACGATCCCAAGGACTACGACATCCCCGCTTTCCTGCGCAACGTCGGGCGCGACTGA
- a CDS encoding cell division protein FtsQ/DivIB produces MFGRTPPPSPRKKWQPDDDEAVFYDDQDLPPEPELVPQSHEQPAPYSPDDWSRADVYAAGTPADAAAESDQPIAHAPNAEDSAEVGVAEPGPASPVPRTRLRRWRLFARSQLQVVPLSEAVPQVSASEGDPLEEKADTSSDVLPEKLPEVHSSADVWHEAGTGPFPAPTLVEEAELVERPREADGAVVSESVTVLPTGVASQRRLRWGWLLLPPALLALAASWFALPIREVTVKGHRHLRAEQVVQAAGITPDYGWLYYGQPQAAALLDNPWIASAEVVRQFPGRVSITVTERTPHAVLRESGHEPVAVAEDGTRLPGADLKSKLPTISGWGPDRIRDALTALDATQSYGVQSVEYTPTGLLATTAEGSAWSGDLESLLKYAGALESYPNHQIHIYPWGVSVQE; encoded by the coding sequence ATGTTCGGCCGCACCCCGCCTCCAAGTCCACGCAAGAAGTGGCAACCGGACGATGACGAAGCTGTCTTCTACGACGATCAGGATCTGCCTCCTGAGCCGGAGTTGGTGCCGCAGAGCCATGAACAGCCTGCGCCCTATTCGCCAGATGACTGGAGCCGTGCCGACGTCTATGCTGCAGGTACCCCGGCTGATGCGGCAGCGGAGTCGGACCAGCCCATTGCCCATGCTCCGAATGCAGAGGATTCGGCAGAAGTTGGCGTAGCGGAACCCGGTCCCGCCAGTCCTGTGCCACGCACCCGGCTGAGGCGCTGGCGGCTGTTTGCCCGTTCCCAGCTGCAGGTTGTCCCACTGTCTGAGGCGGTCCCTCAAGTGTCTGCTTCAGAGGGCGACCCACTAGAGGAAAAGGCTGACACATCCTCAGACGTATTGCCAGAAAAGCTGCCCGAAGTGCACAGCTCGGCGGATGTCTGGCATGAGGCAGGCACTGGGCCTTTCCCCGCCCCTACCTTGGTAGAAGAAGCGGAACTGGTGGAACGGCCCAGGGAAGCAGACGGTGCTGTTGTCTCGGAGTCGGTCACTGTCCTTCCAACTGGCGTTGCCAGCCAGCGACGCCTGCGCTGGGGTTGGTTGCTGCTGCCCCCCGCCCTGCTGGCCCTGGCAGCGTCGTGGTTTGCCCTGCCGATCCGCGAAGTGACGGTCAAGGGTCACCGCCATCTCCGTGCCGAGCAGGTGGTTCAGGCGGCGGGCATTACACCGGATTACGGCTGGCTGTATTATGGTCAGCCACAGGCGGCGGCCCTGCTGGACAATCCCTGGATTGCCTCGGCCGAGGTGGTGCGGCAGTTTCCAGGCCGCGTCAGCATCACCGTAACCGAGCGCACGCCTCACGCGGTCTTGCGGGAATCGGGCCACGAGCCAGTGGCGGTGGCAGAGGACGGAACCCGCTTGCCCGGTGCTGATCTGAAAAGCAAACTGCCTACCATCAGCGGCTGGGGACCAGACCGAATTCGTGACGCTCTGACCGCGCTGGATGCTACGCAGTCATACGGGGTACAATCGGTCGAGTACACTCCCACCGGACTGCTGGCCACTACGGCGGAGGGTTCGGCCTGGAGTGGCGATCTGGAGTCACTGCTGAAGTACGCCGGAGCGTTAGAAAGCTACCCAAACCACCAAATTCATATCTACCCCTGGGGGGTGAGCGTCCAGGAATGA
- a CDS encoding UDP-N-acetylmuramate dehydrogenase: protein MTVSALGTRVERQPLARYTTVGVGGEAEIWFVETLDGLHEAVQAPYRIIGAGSNLVIHDSGVPERVIRLSGPLAKADLTPDPGLSDPVNGLIVTGWVGGGTPLPGLLRKLQALGWSNLEGTVGIPAQVGGAVWMNAGTRFGEMFDGLHTLEIVTPQGVRHITPDDLNWGYRNSDLPRNHIVSRVRLKLQQSTPEEVQARMTHADDARKGQPKMKTPGCAFKNPGGVSAGMLIDRAGLKGEQIGQARIAPEHGNFIVNLGGATAADVLGLLRLIRGRLAPALDVPLELEYEIWPEEAAADLR, encoded by the coding sequence ATGACGGTTTCAGCGCTGGGCACCCGCGTGGAGCGCCAGCCACTGGCCCGTTACACCACCGTGGGCGTGGGCGGCGAGGCCGAAATCTGGTTTGTGGAAACTCTGGACGGACTGCACGAAGCCGTGCAGGCTCCTTACCGGATCATCGGGGCAGGCAGCAACCTGGTGATTCACGACAGCGGTGTCCCTGAGCGGGTCATCCGGCTGTCCGGCCCATTGGCGAAGGCTGATCTGACTCCTGATCCCGGGCTCAGTGACCCGGTCAACGGCCTGATCGTGACTGGCTGGGTAGGCGGGGGCACTCCACTGCCGGGCCTGCTCCGCAAATTGCAGGCGCTAGGTTGGAGCAATCTTGAAGGCACGGTGGGGATTCCTGCCCAGGTGGGCGGAGCCGTGTGGATGAACGCGGGAACCCGCTTTGGGGAAATGTTTGATGGTCTGCACACCTTGGAGATCGTGACGCCGCAGGGCGTGCGCCATATCACCCCCGACGATCTGAACTGGGGCTACCGCAACAGCGACCTGCCGCGGAATCACATCGTGTCGCGGGTGCGTCTGAAGTTGCAGCAGAGCACGCCTGAAGAGGTGCAGGCCCGCATGACCCACGCCGACGATGCCCGCAAAGGCCAGCCCAAGATGAAGACGCCTGGGTGTGCTTTCAAGAATCCAGGTGGTGTGAGCGCTGGCATGCTGATTGACCGTGCCGGACTCAAAGGTGAACAGATCGGTCAGGCCAGGATCGCTCCCGAACACGGCAATTTCATCGTGAATTTGGGTGGGGCCACCGCCGCTGACGTGCTGGGCCTGCTGCGGCTGATCAGGGGCCGACTGGCTCCTGCGCTGGACGTGCCGCTGGAGCTGGAATATGAAATCTGGCCTGAAGAGGCCGCCGCTGATCTCCGCTGA
- a CDS encoding FmdB family zinc ribbon protein — MPTYVYKNLETGELYEFKQSMKDEAYTHHPETGAPVKRLISPPAIAFKGSGFYANDSRQSTSKSASATQAKSEKTANTEQSTSPAISAQSSGDSG, encoded by the coding sequence ATGCCCACCTATGTGTACAAAAATCTAGAAACCGGCGAACTCTATGAATTCAAGCAGAGCATGAAAGACGAGGCCTATACCCATCACCCTGAGACCGGCGCGCCGGTCAAGCGCCTGATCTCGCCGCCTGCCATCGCCTTCAAAGGCAGCGGATTCTATGCCAACGACTCGCGTCAGTCCACGTCAAAATCAGCCTCGGCCACTCAGGCGAAGAGCGAGAAGACGGCCAACACAGAACAGTCCACGTCGCCGGCCATCTCGGCTCAAAGTTCTGGAGACAGCGGATGA
- a CDS encoding S1C family serine protease, with protein MSGPAWADRPWKPLLAALLLAGTVGGAYLTGQVTAQRALVVPDEINTVEIVQRARPAVVQVNNTLVPEVIMPGDDPVEVGTGFFYKEDLIVTAYHVVQDSESVTVTLYNGRTVPAKVEGIDPGIDVAVLRVTAADAPQTLSFGTSRTLLPGQKLITIGSPLKIRNYVGTGIFSVMAPASQIPRTDGIASEVPEYIVSTTSIQGGNSGGPMLDSRGAVVGIANANAAANQLAAGIIGIAVPGDMVQQTLSDLEQTGSPQRGNLGVTLVSLEDLDPALRQLAGLVSNQGVLVDEIQAGSPAGRAGLRGSLRNSRGQLLAPLGDIILAVDGQTVTQPFDVTSLVAAKRPGNTVRLTVWRDGRRQDLNVTLQQRSLEEFQTAPQVPYPDLTTPFPGPEEQIP; from the coding sequence ATGAGCGGGCCAGCATGGGCTGATCGCCCCTGGAAGCCGCTTCTGGCCGCCCTGCTGCTGGCGGGTACTGTTGGGGGTGCTTATCTCACCGGACAGGTCACGGCCCAGCGGGCCTTGGTCGTTCCAGACGAGATCAACACCGTAGAGATCGTGCAGCGGGCGCGCCCGGCGGTGGTGCAGGTCAATAACACTCTGGTTCCCGAAGTCATCATGCCGGGCGATGATCCGGTCGAAGTCGGGACCGGGTTTTTCTACAAAGAAGACCTGATCGTGACGGCCTATCACGTCGTGCAGGACAGTGAGAGTGTGACTGTCACCCTCTACAACGGACGCACGGTGCCTGCGAAGGTTGAAGGCATTGACCCCGGCATTGACGTGGCGGTCCTGCGCGTGACGGCGGCGGACGCCCCGCAGACGCTGAGTTTCGGAACCAGCCGGACCCTGCTGCCGGGCCAGAAACTGATCACCATCGGATCGCCGCTGAAGATCCGCAATTACGTCGGCACCGGCATTTTCAGCGTCATGGCTCCCGCTTCGCAGATTCCCCGCACCGATGGAATCGCCAGTGAAGTTCCGGAGTACATCGTCAGCACGACCAGCATTCAGGGCGGTAACTCCGGTGGACCCATGCTGGATTCGCGGGGTGCGGTGGTGGGGATCGCCAATGCCAATGCGGCGGCCAATCAGCTGGCGGCAGGCATCATCGGCATCGCTGTGCCGGGCGATATGGTGCAGCAGACCCTCAGCGACCTGGAACAGACCGGATCGCCGCAGCGTGGCAATCTGGGCGTGACCCTGGTATCGCTGGAAGATCTGGACCCGGCGCTGCGTCAGCTGGCCGGCCTGGTGAGCAACCAGGGCGTGCTGGTCGACGAGATTCAGGCGGGCAGCCCGGCAGGGCGCGCGGGCCTGCGCGGATCGCTGCGTAACTCGCGTGGTCAGCTGCTGGCTCCCTTGGGCGACATCATCCTGGCGGTAGACGGTCAGACCGTGACCCAGCCCTTTGATGTGACCTCGCTGGTGGCGGCCAAGCGGCCTGGGAATACCGTACGTCTGACCGTCTGGCGAGATGGTCGCCGTCAAGATCTCAATGTGACCTTGCAGCAGCGCAGCCTTGAAGAATTCCAGACCGCGCCGCAGGTGCCTTATCCCGACTTGACCACTCCTTTCCCCGGACCTGAAGAGCAAATTCCCTAA
- the murG gene encoding undecaprenyldiphospho-muramoylpentapeptide beta-N-acetylglucosaminyltransferase translates to MAHYVMATGGTGGHIYPAVAVAQELIRRGHTAALLGQRGGMEQGAAQRAGLDFLGVEAGKLVRSGQGRPDPRELLRAAGGVVQARRALQAQRPAAVVGYGGFASLPGVLAAQSLGIPTVLHEQNAHLGLTQRLAVGRARAVGTAYDEVIGLPQGRGALVGMPVREERLTRPEALGRLQDAGLALDQNRLTLLVMGGSQGSLALNQGVPAALRNVLGSGELHGELVQVLHSTGPRWLEEVRPVVADLPWYHVTGFVDAPAAWSVADLGITRAGTGTLAEAAFYGVPLIMVPLPESAENHQLHNAQAVQRAGAGRLVEQSGLAAELGGRVLECGLPGTRQEMRRAAQQRSPAGAAARLADLIEQL, encoded by the coding sequence ATGGCACATTACGTGATGGCGACCGGCGGCACTGGGGGACACATTTATCCGGCGGTGGCCGTGGCCCAGGAACTGATCCGGCGCGGGCATACTGCGGCCCTGCTGGGTCAGCGTGGGGGCATGGAACAGGGGGCTGCACAGCGGGCCGGGCTGGATTTTCTGGGTGTCGAGGCCGGCAAGCTGGTCCGCTCGGGACAGGGCCGTCCCGACCCGCGTGAGCTGCTGCGCGCTGCTGGTGGTGTGGTTCAGGCCCGGCGGGCCTTACAGGCCCAGCGACCTGCCGCCGTGGTCGGTTATGGCGGCTTCGCCAGCTTGCCAGGTGTTTTGGCCGCACAGTCGCTGGGCATTCCTACCGTGCTGCATGAGCAGAATGCCCACCTCGGCCTGACCCAGCGGCTGGCCGTCGGCCGGGCGCGCGCTGTGGGCACCGCCTATGATGAGGTGATCGGTTTGCCCCAGGGACGCGGCGCGCTGGTGGGGATGCCGGTCCGCGAGGAGCGCCTGACCCGCCCAGAGGCCCTGGGCCGTTTGCAGGACGCTGGACTGGCCCTGGACCAGAACCGCCTGACCTTGCTGGTAATGGGTGGCTCGCAGGGTTCACTGGCGCTGAATCAGGGTGTGCCAGCCGCACTTCGCAACGTGCTGGGCAGTGGGGAATTGCACGGCGAGCTGGTGCAGGTGCTGCACTCTACCGGGCCACGCTGGCTGGAAGAGGTGCGCCCAGTGGTGGCCGACTTGCCCTGGTATCACGTCACGGGCTTTGTGGACGCTCCCGCCGCCTGGAGCGTAGCGGACCTGGGCATCACCCGGGCGGGTACCGGTACGCTGGCCGAAGCAGCTTTTTACGGCGTGCCGCTTATCATGGTGCCGCTGCCCGAGTCTGCTGAGAACCATCAGCTTCACAACGCGCAGGCCGTGCAGCGGGCCGGTGCCGGGCGTCTGGTAGAGCAGAGCGGGCTGGCCGCAGAATTGGGAGGACGGGTGCTAGAGTGTGGACTGCCAGGCACGCGCCAGGAGATGCGCCGGGCGGCCCAGCAGCGCTCCCCTGCGGGAGCCGCCGCCCGGTTGGCTGATCTGATCGAGCAGCTTTAG
- a CDS encoding thioredoxin domain-containing protein: protein MKRLHAQYGDAVNFVAVHTARGHRQLPREEVLPTLLHFAERFAKLPFTVALDDDGSLAAAYATEGTPHWIALEGGQVARSIYGSQENAQTRLEYWLEELVAGDGPEPGEG, encoded by the coding sequence ATGAAGCGGCTGCATGCACAGTATGGGGACGCAGTGAACTTTGTGGCCGTTCATACGGCGAGGGGTCACCGTCAGTTGCCGCGCGAGGAGGTGCTGCCCACCTTGCTGCATTTTGCCGAGCGGTTCGCGAAATTGCCCTTCACAGTGGCACTGGATGACGACGGCTCACTGGCTGCCGCCTATGCCACTGAGGGGACGCCGCACTGGATTGCGCTGGAGGGGGGCCAAGTGGCGCGCAGCATCTATGGCAGCCAGGAGAACGCGCAGACCCGGCTGGAGTATTGGCTAGAAGAACTGGTCGCCGGAGATGGCCCGGAGCCAGGAGAGGGCTGA